Proteins from one Corticium candelabrum chromosome 4, ooCorCand1.1, whole genome shotgun sequence genomic window:
- the LOC134178895 gene encoding uncharacterized protein LOC134178895: MKFLRKIVLDAKWMRSMAYYARSRHTGALENYHSVILKYAPKRTAFGFDAFKARCLLAALDHNVHVDRQHAQPKTSSERRFHRKYNKNSQQWTVTKVKQHKTYPHISQLMHRVLLRKVKDTGSVLQKPLKSSFAQSTIAPVAPPGTSSLVEQQRSRTGNSNSTVNAHTTREIDEIDDVDAR; encoded by the exons ATGAAATTTCTCAGGAAGATTGTTCTTGATGCAAAGTGGATGAGATCAATGGCATATTATGCACGATCTAG GCATACAGGTGCATTAGAGAACTACCACAGTGTAATCTTGAAGTATGCCCCTAAACGAACAGCATTTGG GTTTGATGCATTCAAAGCTCGCTGTTTGCTTGCTGCACTGGATCACAATGttcatgtggacagacaacatgcaCAACCAAAAACGTCTAGTGAGAGAAGATTTCACagaaaatacaataaaaactCACAACAGTGGACCGTTACAAAGGTCAAGCAGCACAAGACTTACCCACACATTTCACAGCTTATGCACAGAGTATTACTGCGAAAAGTCAAAGATACTGGATCAGTACTACAGAAGCCATTGAAATCTTCTTTTGCGCAGTCAACTATTGCTCCTGTTGCTCCTCCTGGTACCAGTTCTCTTGTAGAACAGCAGCGCAGCAGAACAG GTAACAGCAACTCAACAGTCAATGCTCACACAACCAGAGAAATCGATGAAATCGATGACGTGGATGCGAGATAA
- the LOC134178954 gene encoding uncharacterized protein LOC134178954, translating into MSQDSEVSLPLSRPYITNAPGKTVYVYAVILRDHVLHFDIHLFTTPEGDDSGIALHISVQSAENAVFFNSKIDGVWGEQLKADTFPFQTEEKFLLTIATTEETYEIKVNETHLYSFKHRVPTQEVKRFGISQQSGDEGSSVKITQVLVTGSWTLSELNGEVIVMESRVSTVSKKYLMVKGDQTTVDTTASKSQKKARFTITGKQNPYSLRNNQFTDRFLTIKENRLYAYADSDYAKFQVTEVNEGYYSFESNETNGFYIGVSQSGDIVTPNHVTGEESNFYNAYNNDETSGYRLCTIM; encoded by the exons ATGAGTCAAGACAGTGAG GTCAGTCTACCATTGTCACGCCCTTATATCACCAACGCTCCAGGAAAAACCGTTTACGTCTACGCTGTGATATTACGTGATCATGTCCTCCACTTTGATATTCATCTGTTTACGACTCCAGAAGGAGACGACAGCGGAATCGCCCTTCACATCAGCGTTCAATCTGCTGAAAACGCTGTCTTTTTTAATTCTAAAATCGACGGTGTGTGGGGTGAACAGCTGAAGGCAGATACATTTCCATTCCAAACGGAAGAAAAGTTTTTGCTCACCATAGCAACCACAGAAGAAACTTATGAGATCAAAGTGAACGAGACACATCTTTATTCCTTCAAGCACAGAGTGCCGACACAAGAGGTGAAACGCTTTGGCATCAGTCAGCAATCAGGAGATGAAGGCTCATCTGTTAAGATTACTCAAGTGCTAGTAACA GGTTCGTGGACTCTTTCCGAATTAAATGGTGAGGTAATCGTAATGGAAAGCAGAGTTTCAACTGTTTCCAAGAAATATTTAATGGTCAAAGGTGATCAAACAACTGTTGACACTACGGCTAGCAAAAGTCAAAAGAAAG CTAGATTTACGATTACTGGTAAACAAAACCCGTACAGCTTAAGAAACAATCAATTCACTGACAGGTTTTTGACAATCAAAGAGAATCGACTTTACGCA TATGCTGATAGCGACTATGCTAAGTTCCAAGTCACAGAAGTCAATGAAGGATACTACAGTTTTGAGTCTAACGAAACTAACGGCTTCTATATTGGAGTTAGCCAATCTGGAGATATTGTAACACCAAACCACGTTACGGGCGAAGAGTCTAATTTCTACAACGCTTACAATAACGACGAGACATCTGGTTATCGTCTCTGCACAATCATGTAG
- the LOC134178839 gene encoding uncharacterized protein LOC134178839 isoform X2, with translation MLSVVIQQVSLPFSRHYITNASGKTVYVYGVILRDPVHFDIDLFTTPEGNDSGIALHISVQSAENAVFFNSKIDDVWGKQLKADTFPFQTEENFLLTIATTEETYDIKVNEAHLYSFKHRVPPQEVKRFGISQQSEDGVKITQVLVSGSWILASLNDSDGRTVGTTATKSCDTAKFTLTGNSNPYKLRNDKFSDKFLTIRENELFAELDDSAGSYDEFYVTQTNDEYYTFESYETSRSYIGVNQSGNIVPPDEVDSSESNFYNSL, from the exons ATGCTTAGCGTTGTTATTCAACAGGTCAGTCTACCATTTTCACGCCATTATATCACCAACGCTTCAGGAAAAACCGTTTACGTCTACGGTGTGATATTACGTGATCCTGTCCACTTTGATATTGATCTGTTTACGACTCCAGAAGGAAACGACAGTGGAATCGCCCTTCACATCAGCGTTCAATCTGCTGAAAATGCTGTCTTTTTTAATTCTAAGATTGACGATGTGTGGGGTAAACAGCTGAAGGCAGATACATTTCCATTCCAAACAGAAGAAAATTTTTTGCTCACCATAGCAACCACAGAAGAAACATATGACATCAAAGTGAACGAGGCACATCTTTATTCCTTTAAGCACAGAGTGCCGCCACAAGAGGTGAAACGCTTTGGCATCAGTCAGCAATCAGAAGATGGAGTCAAGATTACTCAAGTGCTTGTATCA GGTTCGTGGATTCTTGCCTCACTAAATGAT AGTGATGGAAGAACTGTTGGCACTACTGCAACCAAGTCATGTGATACAG CGAAATTTACTCTCACTGGTAACAGCAATCCGTACAAGCTAAGAAACGATAAATTCTCTGACAAATTTTTGACAATCAGAGAGAATGAACTCTTTGCC GAACTTGATGATTCTGCTGGTTCTTATGATGAGTTTTATGTCACACAAACCAATGATGAATACTATACTTTTGAGTCTTATGAAACTTCAAGGAGCTACATTGGCGTCAACCAGTCAGGAAATATTGTACCACCGGACGAAGTAGACAGTTCTGAATCCAATTTCTACAACAGTTTGTAG
- the LOC134178839 gene encoding uncharacterized protein LOC134178839 isoform X1 gives MLSVVIQQVSLPFSRHYITNASGKTVYVYGVILRDPVHFDIDLFTTPEGNDSGIALHISVQSAENAVFFNSKIDDVWGKQLKADTFPFQTEENFLLTIATTEETYDIKVNEAHLYSFKHRVPPQEVKRFGISQQSEDGVKITQVLVSGSWILASLNDVQVVLTSAASTVPQKYLFVQSDGRTVGTTATKSCDTAKFTLTGNSNPYKLRNDKFSDKFLTIRENELFAELDDSAGSYDEFYVTQTNDEYYTFESYETSRSYIGVNQSGNIVPPDEVDSSESNFYNSL, from the exons ATGCTTAGCGTTGTTATTCAACAGGTCAGTCTACCATTTTCACGCCATTATATCACCAACGCTTCAGGAAAAACCGTTTACGTCTACGGTGTGATATTACGTGATCCTGTCCACTTTGATATTGATCTGTTTACGACTCCAGAAGGAAACGACAGTGGAATCGCCCTTCACATCAGCGTTCAATCTGCTGAAAATGCTGTCTTTTTTAATTCTAAGATTGACGATGTGTGGGGTAAACAGCTGAAGGCAGATACATTTCCATTCCAAACAGAAGAAAATTTTTTGCTCACCATAGCAACCACAGAAGAAACATATGACATCAAAGTGAACGAGGCACATCTTTATTCCTTTAAGCACAGAGTGCCGCCACAAGAGGTGAAACGCTTTGGCATCAGTCAGCAATCAGAAGATGGAGTCAAGATTACTCAAGTGCTTGTATCA GGTTCGTGGATTCTTGCCTCACTAAATGATGTGCAGGTGGTATTAACCAGCGCTGCTTCAACTGTTCCTCAAAAGTATCTATTTGTACAGAGTGATGGAAGAACTGTTGGCACTACTGCAACCAAGTCATGTGATACAG CGAAATTTACTCTCACTGGTAACAGCAATCCGTACAAGCTAAGAAACGATAAATTCTCTGACAAATTTTTGACAATCAGAGAGAATGAACTCTTTGCC GAACTTGATGATTCTGCTGGTTCTTATGATGAGTTTTATGTCACACAAACCAATGATGAATACTATACTTTTGAGTCTTATGAAACTTCAAGGAGCTACATTGGCGTCAACCAGTCAGGAAATATTGTACCACCGGACGAAGTAGACAGTTCTGAATCCAATTTCTACAACAGTTTGTAG